The DNA sequence CACGTAGGTCGTCACAGTCCAACGCGGCGTTCGCACGCCGTCCGGAAGACACCCGCAATACGAAGAAGAAGGGAGCCACATAGTGGCCGCCGCACAGGAAGAAATCATTGCCGGACTCGCTGAGATCATCGAGGAGGTCACCGGCATTGAGCCCTCTGAGGTGACTGTGGAGAAGTCGTTCGTCGACGACCTTGACATCGACTCGCTGTCGATGGTCGAGATCGCAGTGCAGACCGAAGACAAGTACGGCGTGAAGATCCCGGACGAGGATCTGGCCGGACTGCGCACCGTCGGTGACGCCGTGTCGTACATCCAGAAGCTCGAGTCCGAGAACTCCGACGCCGCTGACGCGATCCGCGCCAAGATCGAGGCCGACAAGACCACCGGTGAGTGATTATCAGTGACTAACTCTCTTCGCGATTACTCCACCCTCGGCGGGAATTTCCCGAACGTCGTCGTGACATCGATGGTTGCCACCACTTCCGTCGGCGAAGACCTCGATTCCACGTGGAAGGGTCTTCTCGCCGGAGAGAGTGGCATCAAAACGCTCACCGACGACTGGGTCGAGGAGTACGACCTC is a window from the Williamsia sp. DF01-3 genome containing:
- the acpM gene encoding meromycolate extension acyl carrier protein AcpM, with product MAAAQEEIIAGLAEIIEEVTGIEPSEVTVEKSFVDDLDIDSLSMVEIAVQTEDKYGVKIPDEDLAGLRTVGDAVSYIQKLESENSDAADAIRAKIEADKTTGE